From Macrobrachium nipponense isolate FS-2020 chromosome 6, ASM1510439v2, whole genome shotgun sequence, a single genomic window includes:
- the LOC135216494 gene encoding uncharacterized protein LOC135216494 codes for MSLNRLLGTQLHHTIAYHPESNSLIERFHRTLKAACMSHYNSSTWYLQLPWVLLGLRTTPKEGLHLSAAEMIPGEFFPDNDTSPDIIGLQTIVAKLAPCLPSYRPNKKTFILKDLHMATHIFIRTDAVCPPLTQTYTVPYWVLNRKQKAFLVDV; via the coding sequence ATGTCCCTAAACCGCCTCCTCGGCACCCAGTTACATCACACAATCGCTTACCATCCCGAGTCCAATAGCTTGATCGAGAGGTTCCATCGCACATTGAAAGCAGCTTGCATGTCTCACTACAACTCCTCAACCTGGTACTTGCAACTTCcatgggtcctcctcggccttCGGACCACGCCTAAAGAGGGCCTACACCTGTCAGCAGCCGAGATGATACCTGGAGAATTCTTCCCTGATAATGACACCTCACCTGACATCATCGGACTCCAGACCATTGTCGCAAAATTAGCCCCTTGCCTGCCATCCTACAGGCCAAACAAGAAGACCTTTATCCTGAAGGATCTACACATGGCAACACATATATTCATCAGAACCGATGCTGTTTGTCCGCCTTTGACCCAGACTTATACTGTCCCCTACTGGGTCCTCAACCGCAAGCAGAAAGCCTTCCTCGTCGACGTCTAG